A region of uncultured Desulfobacter sp. DNA encodes the following proteins:
- a CDS encoding FAD-dependent oxidoreductase: MKILILGGGPTGLGAGWRLNELGHSDWEICEASDHWGGLSSSFRDEDGFTWDVGGHVLFSHYHYFDKVIDSLFSSSKGWLTHNREAWVWMENRFVPYPLQNNIHLLPEKVYWECLEGIIDIQNRPASALPEHFGQWIHATFGRGLAKWFLEPYNYKVWAYPPSEMGWSWVGERVAPVDLKQILKNAVFQEDDSAWGPNSCFRFPAQGGTGAIWKEIASTLPPGKTLLNEKAVSVDIHKRQVRFEDGKSRDYDVLLTTLPLPDFIRMAGIDNVSVGLPDLKYSSTHVIGIALKGKVPEKLATKCWIYFPENNCPFYRVTVFSNYSPGNVPDSTTQWSLMCEVSESPMKRVDATTVVEDVVQGLLNTGLIPERGIIDHTWYRFEEKSYPTPSKKRDRELFPAVLELKQNNIYSRGRFGAWKYEVGNMDHSFMQGVEFVNSVLGHADEMTLWYPGVVNAGHPAGGKR, encoded by the coding sequence ATGAAGATTTTGATTCTCGGTGGGGGACCAACCGGTCTGGGGGCCGGCTGGCGGTTAAATGAACTGGGGCATAGTGACTGGGAGATTTGTGAAGCTTCCGACCACTGGGGGGGGCTTTCCTCTTCATTCAGGGATGAGGACGGATTTACCTGGGATGTTGGCGGTCACGTGCTTTTCAGCCATTATCACTATTTTGATAAAGTTATAGATTCTCTTTTCTCATCATCAAAGGGATGGCTGACCCATAACCGGGAAGCATGGGTGTGGATGGAAAACCGGTTTGTACCATATCCTCTTCAGAACAATATTCATCTGTTGCCCGAAAAAGTTTACTGGGAATGCCTTGAAGGAATTATTGATATTCAGAACAGGCCGGCAAGTGCATTGCCTGAACATTTCGGCCAGTGGATCCACGCAACGTTTGGACGGGGCCTTGCCAAATGGTTTCTGGAACCATACAACTACAAGGTCTGGGCGTATCCACCCAGTGAAATGGGCTGGTCCTGGGTGGGGGAGCGGGTGGCCCCTGTTGATTTGAAACAGATCCTGAAAAATGCGGTTTTCCAGGAAGATGATAGTGCCTGGGGACCCAACAGCTGTTTTCGATTTCCTGCCCAAGGCGGAACCGGCGCTATCTGGAAAGAAATCGCATCAACTCTGCCACCGGGAAAAACTTTGCTAAATGAAAAAGCCGTTTCCGTGGACATTCATAAAAGGCAGGTCAGGTTTGAGGATGGCAAATCAAGGGATTATGATGTCTTATTAACAACACTTCCTTTGCCGGACTTTATCCGGATGGCAGGTATCGACAATGTTTCAGTTGGTCTTCCCGACTTGAAATATTCTTCCACCCATGTGATCGGCATTGCCCTTAAAGGAAAAGTGCCTGAAAAACTGGCAACTAAATGCTGGATCTACTTTCCTGAAAACAACTGCCCTTTTTACCGGGTGACGGTATTCAGCAACTATTCTCCCGGCAATGTCCCGGATAGCACCACTCAATGGTCCCTCATGTGTGAAGTCAGTGAAAGCCCTATGAAAAGAGTGGACGCAACCACTGTGGTTGAAGATGTCGTCCAGGGACTGCTGAATACGGGCCTGATTCCGGAAAGGGGTATTATTGATCACACCTGGTACCGGTTTGAAGAAAAATCTTACCCCACGCCGTCAAAAAAAAGGGACCGTGAGCTTTTTCCCGCCGTTCTGGAACTTAAGCAAAACAATATCTATTCCAGGGGACGGTTCGGCGCATGGAAATACGAAGTCGGCAATATGGACCATTCTTTCATGCAGGGTGTTGAATTCGTGAACTCGGTACTGGGCCATGCCGACGAGATGACCCTGTGGTATCCGGGTGTGGTGAATGCCGGCCACCCTGCAGGCGGCAAACGATAA
- a CDS encoding glycosyltransferase family 4 protein, which yields MDLSGYVTAENSALDHGMLRILDDFYSRQTLLPADKNDSRAVEVFINAPSDSSLEELPDTLLEKMAWALLCRPSHELLVQPLHISIDTDCNGLIEHPSDRYIQEVMKTGFLAVARKRGFFSQQSPGILSNSKCAFFLHAALKPESVFSYSSVRITSSMNIRHRLVSDIKRKIPASLKSRILQIYRGMMMIAGKGNFSPGAGQDPGLARRKNWESVYPVLKIKSKPKDTGDRVPVLIAMHWLELGGAEKFAVDLIKSLPGDKYAFYVTCDVPSPNTWKKELAGFVQEIWELPVFLPDSMAQTFYKEFIRTRNIKLLHIHHGVKAYQSLFYLRRFYPDLVILDSLHIIEMPPNIGGYPEYAGRDLSPLMNHHHVISDKLKHFLVQRWQVPEEKITRIYLNVDHEFFNPDITEKRFVRSRFNIPDDALLIGFIGRFVVQKQPLVFVKMAKRLKDQIQQTDHDVFFVMVGSGPLKGAIEKKICQDDLSRVLFIHEEVVDTRPVYRDIDLLVMPSENEGLALVSYEAMAMKVPVVFSDVGAQSELQDSRYLVSPEEDDQASAFADKTMPLIRDIDQLRQSGDDLRNYILEHHRASDTSKEIESLYDRLLE from the coding sequence ATGGATTTATCAGGGTATGTCACAGCAGAGAACAGCGCCCTTGACCATGGTATGCTTCGTATCCTCGACGACTTTTACAGCCGGCAGACACTTTTGCCGGCTGACAAAAATGACAGCCGGGCGGTTGAGGTCTTCATAAATGCCCCTTCAGACTCCAGCCTTGAAGAACTACCTGATACGCTTCTTGAAAAGATGGCCTGGGCATTGCTCTGCCGTCCTTCTCATGAGCTTCTTGTACAGCCTTTGCATATCAGTATCGATACGGATTGTAACGGCCTTATTGAGCACCCTTCAGATCGTTATATTCAGGAAGTAATGAAAACCGGTTTTTTGGCTGTTGCCCGAAAAAGAGGGTTTTTCAGCCAGCAAAGTCCCGGGATTTTGTCAAATTCAAAATGTGCTTTTTTCCTTCATGCCGCTTTAAAACCCGAATCTGTTTTTTCATATTCGTCAGTTCGCATCACCTCTTCGATGAATATCAGGCACAGGCTGGTCTCAGACATTAAAAGGAAAATCCCTGCGTCTTTGAAATCACGTATCCTGCAAATTTATCGCGGGATGATGATGATCGCGGGAAAAGGCAATTTTTCTCCAGGGGCCGGGCAAGATCCTGGGCTGGCCAGGCGGAAAAACTGGGAAAGTGTCTACCCTGTCCTTAAAATCAAATCAAAACCAAAGGATACAGGGGACAGGGTCCCTGTTCTAATCGCCATGCACTGGCTTGAGCTTGGCGGTGCTGAAAAGTTTGCCGTGGATTTAATTAAAAGCCTTCCTGGAGACAAATACGCCTTTTATGTAACCTGTGATGTGCCTTCCCCTAATACATGGAAAAAAGAACTGGCAGGTTTTGTCCAGGAAATCTGGGAGTTGCCTGTTTTTCTGCCTGATTCCATGGCTCAAACTTTTTATAAAGAGTTCATCCGGACAAGGAATATTAAACTGCTCCATATCCACCATGGGGTAAAAGCCTACCAGTCTCTCTTTTATCTCAGGCGTTTTTATCCTGATCTGGTTATTCTGGACAGCCTTCACATCATTGAGATGCCTCCCAATATCGGCGGGTACCCTGAGTACGCAGGCCGGGACCTTTCCCCGTTGATGAATCATCATCATGTGATCAGTGACAAGCTGAAGCATTTTTTGGTGCAAAGGTGGCAGGTCCCGGAAGAAAAAATCACCCGGATATATTTAAACGTTGATCATGAATTTTTTAACCCTGATATTACTGAGAAGCGTTTTGTCAGATCCCGGTTTAATATACCGGATGATGCGCTTCTGATAGGCTTTATCGGCCGGTTTGTTGTTCAGAAACAGCCCTTGGTGTTTGTTAAGATGGCAAAACGGCTGAAAGATCAGATTCAGCAGACAGACCATGATGTTTTCTTTGTTATGGTGGGCTCAGGGCCGCTTAAAGGCGCTATTGAGAAAAAAATTTGCCAGGATGACCTGAGTCGCGTACTTTTTATTCATGAGGAGGTTGTGGATACCAGGCCGGTATACAGGGATATTGACCTGCTGGTGATGCCCTCTGAAAATGAAGGACTTGCGCTGGTATCCTATGAGGCCATGGCCATGAAGGTGCCTGTTGTTTTCAGTGATGTAGGAGCACAGTCAGAGCTGCAGGATTCCCGGTACCTTGTTTCTCCCGAAGAAGATGATCAGGCTTCAGCATTCGCCGATAAAACCATGCCCCTTATTCGGGACATTGACCAGCTAAGGCAGTCTGGTGACGACCTGCGCAATTACATCCTTGAACACCACCGGGCATCTGACACAAGTAAAGAGATTGAGTCGCTGTATGACCGTTTGTTAGAATAG
- a CDS encoding glycosyltransferase family 2 protein: MTHKISVILPNYNYEKFIPQRLSSILNQTCKPSEIIFLDDCSQDNSVGVAKDLLKDSGIPHKIITNTENKGVFNQWLKGIELATNDLVWIAETDDYAQLDFIEKMTVFFDDEKVVLAYCRSEFVNSDGEIITEEKEEKKKFFTKTERWDSQFICSGLEEIQNHLSVNNTIPNASAVIVNKKRLNRDKLQVLHDYRKAGDWLFYILALQSFQDNKIAYTPDKLNNYVRHEKSVMQSNHKNPVLFKEVLSIVLYIYDNFSIQESNKRLMFKNLFVWLEWFDLNDELKSYLLKILHHFSPDEILLATQQILRMKEDEINGFQARIASLAVETAAMDEKIAALTAQINALHNSTSWKLTGPLRKIISLFRNT; encoded by the coding sequence GTGACGCACAAAATATCGGTTATTCTTCCAAACTATAACTATGAAAAATTTATCCCCCAAAGACTGTCAAGTATCCTGAATCAAACCTGTAAACCATCAGAGATAATTTTTCTGGATGATTGTTCCCAAGATAACAGCGTTGGGGTGGCAAAAGACCTTCTAAAGGATTCAGGCATACCCCATAAGATAATTACAAATACCGAAAATAAAGGCGTTTTCAACCAGTGGCTGAAAGGTATCGAGCTTGCTACCAATGACCTGGTATGGATCGCAGAAACAGATGATTATGCCCAGCTTGACTTCATCGAAAAAATGACTGTTTTTTTTGATGATGAAAAGGTCGTTTTAGCATATTGCAGATCTGAATTTGTTAATTCTGACGGGGAAATTATCACAGAAGAAAAAGAGGAGAAAAAAAAATTCTTTACAAAAACTGAGAGGTGGGATTCCCAATTTATATGTTCAGGATTGGAAGAGATACAAAATCACCTTAGTGTGAACAATACCATTCCAAATGCAAGTGCTGTCATTGTAAACAAAAAGAGATTAAATCGGGATAAACTTCAAGTGCTCCATGATTACCGCAAGGCAGGAGATTGGTTGTTTTATATTCTGGCTCTGCAGTCATTCCAGGATAATAAGATTGCTTATACCCCTGATAAATTAAACAACTATGTACGACATGAGAAAAGTGTCATGCAGAGCAATCATAAAAATCCGGTTTTATTTAAAGAGGTTTTATCTATAGTTCTGTATATTTATGATAATTTTTCAATACAGGAAAGCAATAAAAGATTGATGTTTAAAAACCTTTTTGTATGGCTTGAATGGTTTGATTTAAATGACGAGTTAAAATCTTATTTACTGAAAATATTGCACCATTTTTCTCCGGATGAAATTCTTCTGGCAACCCAGCAGATATTGAGGATGAAAGAGGATGAAATTAATGGTTTCCAGGCACGAATTGCATCTTTAGCTGTTGAAACAGCCGCAATGGACGAAAAAATCGCCGCCTTAACAGCCCAAATTAATGCCTTGCATAATTCAACAAGCTGGAAACTAACAGGCCCTTTAAGAAAAATTATCTCTCTTTTTAGAAATACGTAA